One window of the Colletotrichum destructivum chromosome 6, complete sequence genome contains the following:
- a CDS encoding Putative major facilitator, sugar transporter, major facilitator superfamily yields MDFLRRRLPAPRQDQQARLARKQGGTAAANEAYQPSRVAQLAQEAPIWYKSAARRKLYFLLFPAAVVSYATSGYDGSMMNSLQTVSYFDDFFDNPRGAVLGLMSAIMALGSICSTPIAPWVADKFGRRWGITVGSCIMIVGAILQCESTAFAMFVVSRFVLGFGLSFATTSAPSLVSELSHPKDRVTITAICNTCWYVGSIAAAWITYGTRTIPSTWSWRIPSLLQMAPSVVQLAAIWFLPESPRWLISNDRGDEALEALKQYHGEGEETELVRLEFEEIRAAIDNEKRLGSTTWKSMVKTKGNRYRMFLVICMGFFSQWSGNGLIAYYLSRIMDTVGITNKNTQALVNGLLNIWNFGLALTTAFFVERIGRRPLFRVSTCGMLVVFIGWTIASARFAETGASSAGIAVMALIFLYQVFYCIAFSPLPVAYSVEVLPYSIRAKGMATYVFATKAAVFVNQYVNPIGIQNIGWRFYIVYVAILAVEACIAYGWFLETKGKALEEIAVIFDGEEANVRTAENGKGEGPYDVEETEHATSKV; encoded by the exons ATGGACTTCCTCCGTCGACGTCTCCCCGCCCCGAGGCAAGACCAGCAGGCCCGTCTAGCCCGCAAGCAGGGCGGGACAGCAGCGGCCAACGAGGCCTACCAGCCGTCCCGCGTCGCGCAGCTGGCCCAGGAGGCTCCCATCTGGTACAAgtccgccgcccgccgcaaGCTctacttcctcctcttcccggccgccgtcgtctcctaCGCCACGAGCGGCTACGACGGCTCCATGATGAACTCCCTGCAGACCGTCTCCTACTTTgacgacttcttcgacaacCCCCGCGGCGCGGTGCTGGGCCTGATGAgcgccatcatggccctCGGCAGCATCTGCTCGACCCCGATCGCCCCCTGGGTGGCGGACAAGTTCGGGAGGCGGTGGGGGATCACCGTCGGCAGCTGCATCATgatcgtcggcgccatcctgCAGTGCGAGAGCACGGCCTTCGCCATGTTCGTCGTGAGTAGGTTCGTCCTCGGGTTCGGGCTGTCGTTTGCCACCACGTCGGCCCCGAGTCTGGTCAGCGAGCTGTCACACCCCAAAGATCGTGTGACCATCACGGCCATCTGCAACACTTG CTGGTACGTTGGTAGCATCGCCGCCGCATGGATCACGTACGGCACTCGAACGATCCCGAGCACCTGGTCCTGGCGAAtcccctctcttctccaGATGGCCCCGAGCGTGGTGCAGCTGGCTGCCATCTGGTTCCTGCCCGAGTCTCCCCGTTGGCTCATCTCGAACGatcgcggcgacgaggccctggaAGCCCTGAAGCAATAccacggcgagggcgaggagacggagctGGTGAGGCTGGAGTTTGAGGAGATCCGGGCGGCCATCGACAACGAGAAGA GACTTGGAAGCACGACCTGGAAGTCCATGGTCAAGACGAAGGGCAACCGATACCGCATGTTCCTCGTCATCT GCATGGGTTTTTTCTCACAGTGGTCCGGTAACGGGTTGATCGCGTACT acCTGTCAAGGATCATGGACACCGTTGGCATCACGAACAAGAACACCCAGGCGCTGGTCAACGGCCTGCTCAACATCTGGAacttcggcctcgccctcacgacggccttcttcgtcgagcggatcggccgccgcccgctctTCCGCGTCTCGACCTGCGGCatgctcgtcgtcttcatcggctGGACCATCGCCTCGGCCCGcttcgccgagacgggcgccagctcggccggcatcgccgtcatggccctcatcttcctctaCCAGGTCTTCTACTGCATCGCCTTCTCGCCGCTGCCCGTCGCCTACTCGGTCGAGGTGCTGCCCTACTCCATCCGCGCCAAGGGCATGGCCACGTACGTCTTCgccaccaaggccgccgtcttcgtcaaccAGTACGTCAACCCGATCGGCATCCAGAACATAGGTTGGCGATTTTACATCGTCTACGTCGCCATcttggccgtcgaggcctgCATCGCGTACGGGTGGTTCCTCGAgaccaagggcaaggcgTTGGAGGAGATTGCCGTCATCtttgacggcgaggaggccaatGTCAGGACTGCGGAGAACGGAAAGGGCGAGGGGCCTTATGATGTCGAGGAAACAGAGCATGCGACGTCCAAGGTTTGA
- a CDS encoding Putative pectate lyase PlyH/PlyE, pectin lyase/virulence factor, with amino-acid sequence MQLSVVSMLALAVSLVNAQSRTTSTRKTATSTIKWQASGGVSCPHPSVNTQWPTPTGSTSFPTASVIPANAVFDGKMALFDRKGSSGDCKGQVDQDEAAAVFILEPGATLKNAIIGPAQAEGVHCRGPCTIENVWWDDVCEDAATFYGSGPRYIRGGGAREASDKVFQHNGEGWLHIDGFYANKYGKFYRSCGNCSQQFQRHVNITNFVGIQGVVMGVNQNYGDTATLSNYCLAKIGVICTRYSGCVKPCEAGEIGEGALAPYCVVNGQDWS; translated from the exons ATGCAACTTTCCGTGGTTTCGATGCTCGCATTGGCCGTGTCTCTGGTCAACGCCCAGTCCCGGACGACTTCGACGCGAAAGACGGCAACGAGCACCATCAAGTGGCAAGCCTCCGGCGGCGTGTCCTGCCCCCACCCGTCCGTCAACACGCAGTGGCCGACGCCCACGGGCAGCACGTCGTTCCCCACGGCGTCCGTCATCCCggccaacgccgtcttcgacgggAAGATGGCGCTGTTCGACCGcaagggcagcagcggcgactGCAAGGGCCAGGTCGACCaagacgaggccgccgccgtcttcatcctcgaaCCCGGCGCGACGCTGAAGAACGCCATCATCGGgcccgcccaggccgagggcgttCACTGCCGTGGCCCGTGTACCATTGAGAACGTCTGGTGGGACGACGTGTGCGAGGACGCGGCCACGTTCTACGGCTCCGGGCCCAGATACATCCGGGGCGGAGGGGCGCGGGAGGCCAGCGACAAGGTCTTCCAGCACAACG GCGAGGGATGGCTGCACATCGACGGCTTCTACGCCAACAAGTATGGCAAATTCTACCGCTCGTGTGGCAACTGCAGCCAGCAGTTCCAGCGTCACGTCAACATTACCAACTTTGTTGGCATCCAGGGCGTCGTTA TGGGTGTGAACCAGAACTACGGAGACACGGCTACGTTGTCGAATTACTGCCTTGCCAAGATCGGAGTCATCTGCACACGTTACTCGGGCTGTGTCAAGCCCTGCGAGGCCGGGGAGATTGGCGAGGGGGCGTTGGCGCCGTACTGCGTGGTCAATGGTCAAGACTGGTCGTAA
- a CDS encoding Putative NmrA-like domain, NAD(P)-binding domain superfamily, translating to MSKLLTVFGATGNQGGSVIRAVLADPVLSKQFALRGVTRDASKPAAKELVAKGVEIKTADLSSATEVAAAIAGSHTVFLVTSPNFFNPSASPELAHGKIVADAATAAKVQHLIYSSLLHVTKETEGRLSHVTHFDQKADVETYIREKAIPSTFVLPGYFMSNFTVSQMLRKGEDGAYTLAYPVSAEARFPLIDAEADTGKYVAAVLQDPSRHLGKQILAASGYYTPTRIISEFEEVTGKKATFIPLDSDTYKSFLPPSMAQEVLENHLFIEKPGYYKGQPLEPTEKLLAEVGLKSTSWKEFLEKNKSAFV from the exons ATGTCTAAGCTTCTTACCGTCTTTGGCGCCACCGGCAACCAGGGGGGCTCCGTCATCAGGGCCGTACTCGCCGATCCCGTCCTGTCCAAGCAGTTTGCTCTTCGGGGCGTTACGCGAGACGCctccaagcccgccgccaaggagtTGGTCGCAAAAGGTGTCGAAATTAAAACG GCCGACTTGTCCTCCGCCACCGAGGTGGCGGCCGCCATCGCTGGCTCTCACACGGTATTCCTCGTCACCTCGCCCAATTTCTTCAACCCCAGCGCCAGCCCTGAGCTCGCCCACGGCAAGATcgttgccgacgccgccaccgccgccaaggtcCAGCACCTCATCTACTCATCCCTCCTCCACGTGACCAAGGAAACCGAGGGCCGCCTCAGCCATGTCACCCACTTTGACCAAAAGGCAGACGTGGAGACTTACATCCGCGAAAAGGCCATCCCTAGCACATTCGTCCTGCCCGGCTACTTCATGTCGAACTTCACCGTCTCGCAGATGCTCCGaaagggcgaggacggtgCCTACACCCTTGCCTACCCCGTCTCCGCCGAGGCCCGCTTCCcgctcatcgacgccgaggccgacacTGGAAAGTACGTTGCTGCCGTCCTGCAGGATCCCTCTCGCCACCTGGGCAAGCAGATTCTTGCTGCGTCAGGATACTATACGCCTACCCGCATTATTTCCGAGTTTGAGGAAGTGACGGGCAAGAAGGCGACCTTCATCCCACTCGACTCTGACACGTACAAGAGCTTCCTACCCCCGTCAATGGCGCAGGAGGTTCTTGAGAACCATCTGTTTATTGAGAAGCCCGGATACTACAAGGGCCAGCCGCTGGAGCCGACCGAAAAGCTTCTGGCTGAGGTTGGGCTCAAGTCGACGTCTTGGAAGGAGTTTCTTGAGAAGAACAAGAGCGCCTTTGTTTGA
- a CDS encoding Putative auxiliary Activity family 9, which produces MYSKHMAVAIALVAQTYAHGILGEIVTDGVRHAAFQTDYIYRKQNGNPTPDLIAWSTESLDRGYIEPNSLHTLDINCHVNAQPGALTAQVAAGGKVDFFWPDWPHDVGPVLTYIASCGGDCASAEKSALKWTKIDEAGYDGQWAVEKLIANNFTCTTTVPSTIAPGNYVFRNEIINLHSGAEQNGAQLYPQCVNIEITGTGTDAPNGVLGVELYKADDAGILFDPYAKGMSTYPIPGPGLYVAGNSALAPTGSFSPDPPPHHTDNVSSVVAAVTPATASATPSAAAPTTFSTRTKPVGSRTRSLGSRTRTLGSETRTKSSQAASTVCGWR; this is translated from the coding sequence ATGTACTCCAAGCACATGGCTGTCGCCATCGCGCTGGTGGCGCAGACCTACGCTCACGGAATCTTGGGCGAGATCGTCACGGACGGCGTCCGGCATGCCGCGTTCCAGACGGACTACATTTACCGCAAGCAGAATGGCAATCCGACTCCCGATCTCATCGCCTGGTCTACCGAGAGCTTGGATAGGGGCTACATCGAGCCCAACAGCCTGCATACGCTGGATATCAACTGCCACGTCAACGCGCAGCCCGGCGCCTTGACTGCCCAGGTCGctgccggcggcaaggtcgactTTTTCTGGCCCGACTGGCCCCATGATGTCGGCCCTGTGCTCACCTACATCGCCTCGTGCGGCGGTGACTGCGCGTCTGCCGAGAAGTCGGCGCTCAAGTGGACGAAGATTGACGAGGCGGGCTACGACGGTCAGTGGGCGGTTGAGAAGCTTATTGCCAACAACTTCACCTGTACGACCACCGTCCCTTCGACCATCGCCCCCGGCAACTACGTCTTCCGCAACGAGATCATCAACCTCCAcagcggcgccgagcagAACGGCGCCCAGCTGTACCCCCAGTGTGTGAACATTGAGATCACGGGCACGGGCACCGACGCCCCGAACGGCGTCCTGGGCGTCGAGCTGTACAAGGcggacgacgccggcatTCTCTTCGACCCCTACGCGAAGGGGATGTCAACATACCCGATCCCCGGCCCTGGTCTCTACGTTGCTGGAAACTCCGCCCTAGCTCCCACCGGTTCATTTTCTCCcgaccctcctcctcatcataCCGACAACGTTTCTTCCGTGGTAGCTGCAGTTACTCCTGCAACGGCTTCCGCCACCCcttctgccgccgcccccacTACTTTCAGCACTCGTACCAAGCCTGTAGGTTCCCGCACTCGCTCGTTGGGCTCTCGCACTCGTACGTTGGGTTCCGAAACTCGGACGAAGAGCTCCCAGGCTGCGTCGACTGTCTGTGGCTGGCGCTGA
- a CDS encoding uncharacterized protein (Putative zn(2)Cys(6) fungal-type DNA-binding domain, transcription factor domain, fungi): MSTSRDEEPARFSCTQCRSMKLKCDRIKPRCSRCVRVRADCEYPKSRRANVGKRQQVRDLEVKLEQLERIAKSSTDKPPRNGEPADQDTAIQNMGPVYGSPQVLPVLEGPASDPNIPPVEAPSADLSSTGTYEQRPPLEMIESLTNQYFDKWHYTAPMIHRTRYIMSLSLPSHMRPPMCLQYIVMAWGAEIGNTHRSLAIPFYNRARAYAQADEVNASLRVAHAQTWCLMCYFEAQYLLFSRSSMSLCRAIRIAQLLGLHQVDGGGLGHPSGLPPPQSWPEAEERRRTWWALYCSDRLVGGTAGWPVLINERDMSVRLPASEEAFQSDVEEKTSLFTSVLQQDGKVFSPFAGRVRAASLFHQSYQHSTKAPLHNNSSSDPEINTHWRQYREIDNNLVLFLQGLPDGLRLPRQARCRNAVFVNIIIHMSFICLHRAAISRMKLTGLPKSMIRRSTARLVCAAEEILNIFRMMSDMNEHLKNSILIFSVYLTSRVFLEDLETTEDVPRQDNLDFVLRIMMLSAKTLDNPVSDSMAVQLATEMRQRGLDSSAVEKALELSQSRHLTPAFTKGSAPSSGPVFRLPSNSET; the protein is encoded by the exons ATGTCAACGTCTCGAGATGAGGAACCGGCGCGTTTTTCATGCACTCAGTGCCGCTCCATGAAACTAAAATGCGACCGCATCAAGCCTCGTTGCAGTCGCTGCGTCAGAGTCCGCGCCGACTGCGAGTATCCCAAGTCAAGAAGGGCCAATGTTGGCAAGAGGCAACAAGTTCGTGATCTGGAAGTCAAACTAG AACAGCTTGAGCGTATTGCCAAGTCTAGTACAGACAAACCCCCACGCAATGGTGAGCCAGCGGATCAGGACACGGCGATCCAGAACATGGGCCCCGTCTATGGAAGCCCACAAGTCCTGCCTGTTCTGGAGGGGCCTGCTTCAGATCCAAACATTCCTCCAGTTGAGGCTCCATCGGCTGATTTGTCTTCGACTGGGACATATGAGCAACGGCCCCCTCTGGAGATGATTGAATCTCT CACCAACCAATACTTCGACAAATGGCACTATACGGCGCCCATGATCCATCGGACCCGTTATATCATGTCTTTGTCCCTACCATCCCACATGCGACCTCCAATGTGCCTCCAGTACATCGTGATGGCGTGGGGAGCCGAAATCGGCAATACCCATCGAAGTTTAGCGATACCATTCTATAATCGGGCCCGAGCATATGCGCAAGCCGACGAGGTAAAT GCCAGCCTGAGAGTAGCGCACGCACAAACATGGTGTCTGATGTGCTACTTCGAAGCCCAGTACTTGCTTTTCTCTCGATCTTCGATGAGTCTCTGCAGGGCCATCAGAATCGCACAGTTGCTCGGTCTTCATCAGGTTGATGGAGGCGGTCTGGGTCATCCATCCGGCCTACCGCCGCCTCAGTCCTGGCCAGAAGCAGAGGAGAGGCGTAGAACCTGGTGGGCGCTTTACTGCTCTGATCGACTGGTAGGTGGTACCGCGGGCTGGCCAGTCCTCATCAACGAGCGAGAC ATGTCTGTACGGCTTCCAGCGTCTGAAGAAGCCTTTCAAAGTGACGTTGAGGAGAAGACAAGCCTATTTACAAGCGTGCTGCAGCAAGACGGCAAGGTCTTCTCCCCATTCGCCGGACGTGTCAGAGCCGCGTCTCTCTTCCACCAATCCTACCAGCACTCGACCAAGGCACCACTGCACAACAACAGCTCTTCAGATCCAGAAATAAACACACACTGGAGACAGTATCGAGAAATCGACAACAATCTGGTTCTCTTCTTACAAGGGCTGCCTGACGGCCTAAGACTACCCAGGCAGGCCAGATGTCGGAACGCGGTCttcgtcaacatcatcatccacaTGTCGTTCATCTGTCTGCATAGGGCAGCCATTTCCAGAATGAAGTTGACTGGTCTTCCCAAAAGCATGATTCGCAGGAGCACAGCCCGACTTGTCTGCGCCGCAGAAGAGATACTAAACATCTTCCGGATGATGTCAGACATGAATGAGCATCTCAAGAACTCGATCCTGATATTTTCCGTCTACCTGACGTCTCGGGTCTTTCTCGAAGACTTGGAAACCACAGAGGACGTCCCGCGACAAGACAACCTCGACTTTGTTCTTCGTATCATGATGCTATCTGCAAAGACGTTGGACAACCCCGTCTCCGATTCGATGGCCGTCCAGCTCGCGACGGAAATGCGGCAGCGAGGGCTTGACTCGTCTGCAGTTGAGAAG GCACTTGAGCTGTCACAGAGCCGTCATTTGACACCGGCATTTACCAAAGGAAGTGCTCCGTCGTCTGGTCCCGTGTTTCGATTACCCAGCAATAGCGAGACGTAA
- a CDS encoding Putative NmrA-like domain, NAD(P)-binding domain superfamily, whose product MSRAILVTGATGKQGGAVVDALLSHGSSDLLLAVTRNANSPSARRLAAKSSSIKIVEGDLDAAPALFASAKAAAGAAPLWGVFSVQAMSDRKSDKETQQGKALVDEAIKAGVQHFVYSSVERGGDERSWNNPTPVPHFITKHRIEHHLRNSTANNKSPMGWTILRPVIFMDNLAPGFFGKVFLTMIHDIMGEKPLQWIATKDIGFFAAEAFRDPKTWNKRAIGLAGDNLTFSELSQTFKTVTGEPVGTTLGILGKALKHGVQELGIMVAWFRDEGYNADMAEIKRIHPGVMTMKQWLSDSAFVNKK is encoded by the coding sequence ATGTCTCGAGCGATTCTCGTTACAGGCGCAACAGGCAAACAAGGTGGCGCTGTCGTTGACGCCCTCTTGAGTCACGGGTCATCGGATCTTCTTCTCGCAGTCACACGAAATGCGAACTCGCCTTCTGCAAGACGTCTTGCAGCCAAGTCTTCGTCCATCAAGATTGTCGAGGGCGATCTCGATGCCGCTCCGGCTCTTTTCGCTTCCGCCAAGGCAGCCGCCGGGGCGGCACCCTTGTGGGGTGTCTTTTCCGTCCAAGCGATGAGCGACCGGAAATCGGACAAGGAGACCCAGCAGGGCAAGGCGTTGGTTGACGAAGCCATCAAGGCTGGCGTGCAGCACTTCGTCTACAGCAGCGTCGAGCGTGGGGGCGACGAGCGATCATGGAACAATCCTACTCCGGTGCCACATTTCATCACCAAGCATCGGATCGAACACCACCTCCGCAACTCTACCGCGAACAACAAGAGCCCCATGGGCTGGACGATTCTGcggcccgtcatcttcatgGATAACCTGGCGCCGGGGTTCTTCGGCAAAGTCTTTCTGACCATGATCCACGACATCATGGGAGAGAAACCGCTGCAGTGGATCGCCACCAAGGATATCGGCTTcttcgcggccgaggcgttcCGTGATCCGAAAACCTGGAACAAAAGGGCCATAGGACTGGCTGGTGACAACCTCACGTTTTCGGAGCTAAGCCAGACCTTCAAGACTGTGACGGGCGAACCTGTTGGAACGACACTTGGAATCCTCGGGAAAGCGCTGAAGCACGGGGTCCAGGAGCTGGGCATCATGGTGGCATGGTTCAGGGACGAAGGCTACAATgccgacatggccgagaTCAAGAGGATCCATCCTGGTGTCATGACTATGAAGCAATGGTTGAGCGACAGTGCTTTCGTCAACAAGAAGTGA
- a CDS encoding Putative short-chain dehydrogenase/reductase SDR, NAD(P)-binding domain superfamily produces MSSLAKLLRRCLVAKGAGVVNHNPRTNINAIAQSVRSIIAVGRSSLFTKSESRLSRSQTFLPNMTLLDQIRASNARLAEATTPRTAVFVGATDGIGKRALLELVSTGFPLKAYIIGRHEARDQLLLEELHTINKNAKLIYLEGQVSLMSEVKRLTDVILGKEKTIDLLYHSAGFLPFQGSQETTEGLELCFAVAHYSRFAFISRLLPKLQAAARTGPGHYRPRVISILAAGYESADLFLNDLTLKEPGHFSIPAYAKHVATMVTISMKRFAEQPENQNIVFVHAHPGRVATELLKKSWGDKWDPSAPPAAAPSSGNFDRFTLEEAGQKALYLMTSAEYGGTGVEISKERSAALTLTHQTGGSLFSVNDKMEYLQQDSLLSALEAGGAVEAIWHHSEETLAPWF; encoded by the exons ATGTCGTCTCTTGCTAAGCTCTTACGACGCTGCCTTGTCGCGAAGGGAGCTGGAGTCGTCAACCACAACCCACGAACCAATATAAACGCGATTGCTCAAAGCGTACGCAGTATAATAGCGGTGGGGAGGTCATCATTATTCACCAAATCCGAGTCTCGGTTAAGCCGTTCTCAAACATTTCTGCCAAACATGACCCTTCTTGACCAAATCAGAGCCTCGAATGCTCGGCTGGCGGAAGCCACAACCCCCCGAACTGCTGTATTTGTTGGTGCTACAGATGGCATCGGCAAGAGAGCCCTTCTCGAGTTAGTTTCAACGGGATTCCCTCTCAAGGCCTACATCATTGGCCGTCATGAGGCCAGAGATCAGCTTCTTCTGGAAGAACTTCATACAATCAACAAGAATGCCAAGCTCATTTATCTGGAGGGCCAGGTCTCGCTGATGTCAGAGGTCAAACGCCTTACGGATGTGATTCTCGGCAAGGAAAAAACGATCGACCTGCTGTATCATTCAGCCGGTTTCTTGCCCTTTCAAGGAAGCCAAG AAACAACCGAAGGACTAGAGCTGTGCTTCGCAGTAGCCCATTACAGCCGCTTTGCCTTCATCTCGCGACTGCTTCCCAAGCTACAGGCCGCAGCTAGGACAGGTCCAGGGCATTATCGTCCGCGTGTTATCAGCATCTTGGCAGCTGGCTACGAGTCCGCCGACTTGTTCTTGAACGATCTGACCCTCAAAGAGCCTGGCCACTTCAGCATTCCCGCCTATGCTAAGCATGTCGCCACCATGGTAACCATCTCGATGAAGCGCTTCGCGGAACAGCCCGAGAATCAAAACATCGTCTTTGTGCATGCCCATCCGGGCCGAGTCGCTACCGAGCTTCTCAAAAAGAGCTGGGGTGACAAATGGGACCCCAGCGCCCCTCCAGCTGCCGCCCCCTCCTCAGGAAACTTCGACCGATTCACGCTCGAGGAGGCTGGACAGAAGGCGTTGTACCTCATGACGAGCGCCGAATATGGCGGGACCGGAGTCGAAATCTCAAAGGAACGATCGGCAGCGTTGACTTTGACGCACCAGACTGGCGGGTCTCTGTTCTCTGTCAATGACAAGATGGAATACCTTCAACAAGATTCGCTTCTGTCGGCATTGGAAGCGGGAGGCGCTGTGGAAGCGATTTGGCATCACAGTGAAGAGACGCTCGCGCCTTGGTTCTAA
- a CDS encoding Putative FAD-binding domain, FAD/NAD(P)-binding domain superfamily: MGFKVIIVGGSISGLSLANMLERFGIDYVLLEGHSVIAPQLGASIGLLPAGLRILDQLGCYETIRDLAGNTYYTASMRLFSGKIWKDTQPVTFSEKLEERVGYPQIFVDRKTVIQVLFDKLQHKDRVLTDKRVNLVELDQDRVNVHTKDGSVYTGDIVVGADGVHSAVRGEMWRIAQEEKSGHFKPDEISGLQCESRCIFGISKRPDCLPASPAQMNAFFMNGNYMILTAPGDRLYWFLFTEAERTRGGDIPRYTKEEERELAELHFCDRVTETMTFKDMYDNRLQTTLASMEDHVFRRWHYRRIITIGDAAHKVHPISAQGGNGAMETAAVLVNALRRELERTHSEGHVSLAEADIEAVFAEAQEKRFGRAEGAVSQGRHTNSASIKETLFSKVFVDYFFPRYGQSLIFSLIVKNTASGPVVEGIPVPPRYEAAVARHEATQKSKGPSWTLWSMLTLGAGLFTAVCYSALGPAWLGLSLAWTQ; encoded by the exons ATGGGCTTCaaggtcatcatcgtcggagGCAGCATCTCTGGACTTTCTCTGGCTAATATGCTAGAGAGGTTTGGTATTGACTatgtcctcctcgagggccaCTCCGTCATCGCCCCCCAACTCGGCGCCAGCATCGGTCTGCTCCCAGCCGGCCTGCGcatcctcgaccagctcggtTGCTACGAGACGATCCGGGACCTCGCTGGCAACACATACTACACAGCAAGCATGCGCCTCTTTAGCGGCAAGATTTGGAAGGACACGCAGCCCGTGACATTTTCTGAAAAGTTGGAGGAACG TGTCGGATACCCCCAGATATTCGTTGACCGCAAGACCGTCATCCAAGTCCTCTTCGACAAGCTCCAGCACAAGGACCGGGTCCTGACGGATAAACgcgtcaacctcgtcgagctcgaccagGACCGCGTCAACGTCCACACGAAAGACGGTTCCGTGTACACCGgagacatcgtcgtcggcgctgaCGGCGTACACAGCGCCGTCAGAGGCGAGATGTGGAGGATCGCACAGGAAGAAAAGTCCGGTCACTTCAAGCCAGATGAAATATCCG GTCTGCAATGCGAGTCAAGGTGCATCTTCGGCATCTCGAAAAGACCCGACTGCCTGCCCGCGTCGCCCGCCCAGATGAACGCCTTCTTCATGAACGGCAACTACATGATCCTCACCGCGCCCGGGGACCGCCTCTACTGGTTCCTCTTCACCGAGGCGGAGAGGACGCGCGGCGGGGACATCCCGCGGTacaccaaggaggaggagcgcgagctcgccgagctgcacTTTTGCGATCGGGTCACGGAGACCATGACGTTCAAGGACATGTACGATAACAGGCTCCAGACGACGCTCGCCAGCATGGAGGACCACGTGTTCCGGCGCTGGCACTACCGCcgcatcatcaccatcggcgACGCGGCCCACAAG GTTCACCCGATCAGCGCCCAGGGAGGCAACGGCGCGATGGAGacggccgccgtcctcgtgAACGCCCTCCGACGCGAACTGGAGAGGACGCACTCCGAGGGCCACGTCAgtctcgccgaggccgacatcgaggccgtcttcgccgaggcccaggagaAGCGCTTCGgccgcgccgagggcgccgtcagCCAGGGCCGCCACACcaactcggcctcgatcAAGGAGACGCTCTTCTCCAAGGTCTTCGTCGACTACTTCTTCCCCCGCTACGGGCAGAGCCTGATCTTCAGCCTCATCGTCAAGAACACGGCAAGcggccccgtcgtcgagggcatccccgtgccgccgcggtacgaggcggccgtcgcgcgGCACGAGGCGACGCAGAAGAGCAAGGGGCCCAGCTGGACCCTATGGAGCATGCTGACGCTCGGCGCCGGGCTCTTTACCGCCGTGTGCTACTCGGCTCTGGGGCCCGCGTGGCTCGGTCTCTCTCTGGCCTGGACTCAATGA